TCTGCCCATCGGGCTCTCGATCAATGAAGCGATCCGGCGCAGCTTCGAGCAGATCCGTTCGAAATCACCCCGTTGAGGCCTCCGGGCCCCTCCCATGGCCAGCCCGCACGATGACCACCCGTTCAGCAACGGAGCGTTCGCCGTCGATCTGATCGCCCGCTTCACCAACAAGCTGGTGTCGCTGCAGGGGCCGGTGCTGGCCGACAGCGACCCCGAACCCCTGCATCAGATGCGGGTGGCGTTACGGCGTCTGCGCACCTGCCTGCACCAGTTCGCCCCAGCCCTGCAGCTGCCCAAGGCCGTCGCCGACCCCCGTCTGGCCAAGACGGTGCGGCGGCTTGGCATGGCGCGGGACCTGGATGTGCTCAGGGAACGGCTCGAGCAGGATCTGATGCCCGAGCTGCCCGAGGCGGAGCGGAAGGCCCTCAAGCCCGTGCTGAAACAGCTGCGGCGCGAGCGGGCCCTGGCCTACGAGCAGGTGGTCAGCACCCTGCAGAGCGGCGGCTACCTGAAGCTGCTTTCCCAGCTGCAGGGTTGGCTGCGGCATCCCGAGCTCACGCCCCTGGGGGAGCTGCCGTTGCTGGGCTGGACCCTGGAGTGGCAGACCCCGATGATCGCCGGGTTGTTCCTGCACCCTGGCTGGTTCATCCTTGAGCAGCAGGGGGACATGGAACGGGTTCACGACCTGCGCAAGCGGCTCAAGACGGCCCGATACGGACTGGAGAATCTCGGGGCTGTCACCGGCTCGCGCTGCCGGCAGTGGGTGGTGGAACTGAGGGATCTGCAGGAGCTGCTCGGGGAACTCAACGATCTCCATGTTCTGGAGCGGGCGATCGACGACCAGTTGCCGTCCGGTCTGGCCAGGAGCCTGCCGGCGATGGAGTCCCTGTTGCGCTGCAGGGCCCAGGGCTGCTGGGAACAGTGGCGGCAGCGGGCCGATGGACTGATGCTGCCCGATCGGCGCCGCAGCCTGTCAACGGCCCTCTGGCTGGAGCGGCACTCCGACAGTCCGTCTGGCAGCCAGCCCGAATCGGCTCTATCGGCCCTGGCCTTACCGAGCTCTTAACCAAAGCACTACCAGCTCTTTGCCCATTCGCTGGGTGTCGCTGCATACAATTCGCTGCATCCGACGCGCTTTTCCCGATGGTATTCACGCTTTCCCGTGAATCCGGTAGCAAGGATGGATTCCGCGATCTTCTCGAAGCCAATTACCAGAAACGCAGTCTGGTTCATGTCAGTGCCGGCAGCAATGTGCCGCTGCTGAAGAATAACGTCTGGCTTGTGGTCCGCGGCATGGTGAAACTCAGTGCCATCACGATTCACGGTGACGACATGCTGCTCGGGCTGGCCGGCCCGAACGAACCCTTCGGCGATCCCCTCAACGGCGTTGAGGCCTATGCCGCCACCACCCTGGTTGACACCGACCTGCTCTGCCTGAGCTGCGCCGAGATCCGCCAGGACGGCGCCCTGGCCGTGGCCATGCTTGAGGCCCTCGGACTGCGCATCCAGCAGAGCCAGGCCCTGCTGGCCCTGATGGGGCTCAAGCGCGTCGATGAACGGGTGCGTGGCTTTCTTGAACTCCTGGCCAGTGAGTATGGCCAGCCCTGCGAATCGGGCCTGCGCCTCAACCTGCGCCTGACCCACCAGGAGGTGGCCAGCGCCCTGGCCACCACCCGCGTCACCGTCACCCGCGTCATCGGCGCCCTGCGCGATGAAGGCTGGTTGCAACTCGACGGCCAACGCCGCCTGGTGGTCAGCTATCTGCCACGCCGTTGAGACAGTTCTGGGATCTGCCCCCCGTAGACCCTGATAATGCCGGGATGCATCCCCCCCTCCTGGTTGTCGAGGACGAC
Above is a window of Cyanobium sp. AMD-g DNA encoding:
- a CDS encoding CHAD domain-containing protein; this translates as MASPHDDHPFSNGAFAVDLIARFTNKLVSLQGPVLADSDPEPLHQMRVALRRLRTCLHQFAPALQLPKAVADPRLAKTVRRLGMARDLDVLRERLEQDLMPELPEAERKALKPVLKQLRRERALAYEQVVSTLQSGGYLKLLSQLQGWLRHPELTPLGELPLLGWTLEWQTPMIAGLFLHPGWFILEQQGDMERVHDLRKRLKTARYGLENLGAVTGSRCRQWVVELRDLQELLGELNDLHVLERAIDDQLPSGLARSLPAMESLLRCRAQGCWEQWRQRADGLMLPDRRRSLSTALWLERHSDSPSGSQPESALSALALPSS
- a CDS encoding Crp/Fnr family transcriptional regulator, which codes for MVFTLSRESGSKDGFRDLLEANYQKRSLVHVSAGSNVPLLKNNVWLVVRGMVKLSAITIHGDDMLLGLAGPNEPFGDPLNGVEAYAATTLVDTDLLCLSCAEIRQDGALAVAMLEALGLRIQQSQALLALMGLKRVDERVRGFLELLASEYGQPCESGLRLNLRLTHQEVASALATTRVTVTRVIGALRDEGWLQLDGQRRLVVSYLPRR